The proteins below are encoded in one region of Candidatus Poribacteria bacterium:
- a CDS encoding ABC transporter substrate-binding protein, with the protein MIPIGVKVTEEKLGYQRVATISDTVDFASRNSEEIYREVFADSNIEVLTTEIFETGDTDFSAQLTRIMELSPDAIFVSAQQIEVIKILIQGRELGISADIPFISRVLSILKFGQYFRIQAAFSKGRVISC; encoded by the coding sequence GTGATTCCTATTGGTGTTAAAGTGACCGAAGAGAAACTCGGATACCAGCGGGTAGCAACGATATCAGATACAGTCGACTTCGCTTCTCGGAATAGCGAAGAAATATATAGGGAAGTTTTCGCCGATAGCAACATTGAAGTGCTGACCACGGAGATTTTTGAAACGGGTGATACTGACTTTTCCGCCCAATTAACTCGAATAATGGAGTTGAGCCCGGACGCGATCTTTGTTTCAGCGCAACAGATAGAGGTTATTAAGATTCTTATCCAAGGACGTGAACTTGGAATTTCTGCTGATATTCCGTTTATTAGTCGTGTCCTTTCTATACTAAAGTTTGGACAATATTTCAGAATTCAAGCTGCCTTTTCAAAAGGCAGGGTCATATCTTGTTGA
- a CDS encoding IS982 family transposase, producing MELQSTLKAYALQLKNVPRMLVAVAGVVQKMMKTLYDAHFPDAENRRPGRNPECPDSDILAIGWLLEYMTEDSENTGYPRLKAALETVFRSLPERSRFNRRRRNLSTASEVLRRALTGYLPKTDVFIVDSFPIPICDFKRAKASRSDLKWETDASGTLATYGHCATKSLGTFLGFRGHVITTGTRAPVDFAIASANIDDRDVLPLLSERGRYPVLLGDKGYISGSLQEALLETENTCLLPTLRSNQKHQYPKTFRKLQVRVRRRIETTIGQLTEQFGVSRVRARTQWGLQTRMSNKFGASLLGVFLNHCLGRSLMKLKDLVLA from the coding sequence ATGGAGTTACAGTCTACTTTAAAAGCATACGCATTACAACTGAAAAATGTTCCGCGCATGCTCGTAGCAGTCGCAGGCGTGGTTCAGAAGATGATGAAAACGCTTTATGATGCCCACTTTCCCGATGCGGAGAACCGCAGACCCGGTCGGAATCCGGAGTGTCCCGACAGCGACATTCTCGCTATCGGATGGCTGCTTGAATACATGACAGAAGACAGTGAAAACACGGGGTATCCGCGCTTGAAAGCAGCACTGGAAACCGTTTTCAGGTCTTTACCCGAAAGGTCGCGCTTCAATCGCAGAAGACGCAATCTTTCGACGGCGAGCGAGGTGCTGCGTCGGGCATTGACGGGCTACCTTCCCAAGACAGATGTGTTTATCGTTGACTCTTTCCCGATACCGATTTGCGACTTCAAACGCGCCAAAGCTTCAAGGTCTGATCTGAAATGGGAAACCGACGCTTCAGGGACGCTTGCGACTTATGGACACTGTGCGACGAAAAGTCTCGGGACGTTCTTGGGGTTTCGCGGGCACGTGATCACTACAGGGACGCGAGCACCGGTTGATTTTGCGATTGCTTCAGCGAATATAGATGACCGAGACGTGCTCCCTTTGCTGTCTGAAAGGGGCAGGTATCCGGTGCTTCTTGGGGACAAAGGGTATATTTCGGGGTCCCTCCAAGAGGCGTTATTGGAAACCGAAAATACCTGTTTGCTCCCAACGCTGCGAAGCAATCAGAAGCATCAATATCCCAAGACTTTCAGGAAACTCCAAGTTCGGGTGCGCAGACGCATTGAGACGACGATCGGTCAACTCACTGAACAGTTCGGCGTGTCTCGGGTGCGTGCCCGGACGCAGTGGGGACTTCAGACCCGAATGAGCAATAAGTTCGGTGCTTCTCTGCTCGGAGTTTTCTTGAATCACTGTCTCGGACGTTCTTTGATGAAACTCAAAGACCTCGTGCTCGCATAA
- a CDS encoding M28 family peptidase translates to FYQIYLLDLLTGDTHRVSSGLGKTTCAFFRPGTDEVLYASTHHDAFAKAKQEEELKFRASGQERRYSWDYDEKMDIFSANREGSNLRQLTNTPGYDAEAAYSPDGKRIVFCSLRNAYPKSQLSAKDLKQLEIDPAYFGEIYIMNADGSDQIQLTDSPGYDGGPFFTPDGEHIVWRHFTPDGSEADIYTMRIDGSNRRRLTDFDSMSWAPYFHPSGAYVIFASNKLGFSNFELYLVDGRGRHEPVRVTTTDGFDGLPVFSPDGSRLCWTSNRNSQEVSQLYLADWNHEAALKAVTSAPRSHNSPGYPIQTVADSESIKKTSIRQHIELLADDALEGRMTGSEGAKRAADHIATHFEELGLKPIGDEVSYLRGFGQTFEFTAGRRIISEENRFYITRHAHGAEQELEFSVEQDFQPLSFSRNGIVEGEVVFVGYGLTVPGELGEGYDVYTGLDVKDKIVVALRYVPEEVDPERRQQLNRYAGLRYKAMQAREHGAKAFLVVAGPNSPNTGKLIPLDFDSSLADSGIVAASISDTVANALFATSGKDLKEVQSELDIENPHFVGQFPLPDVKIKIVVSVEKVKKTDQNVIALLPPQLTDDTEYIVVGAHYDHIGYGEIGSLARKDEEGQIHNGADDNASGTAVVLELAMTLSEAFQAHPEKFNRGVIFALWSGEELGLIGSTHFVNHPIVPLDKVVAYVNFDMVGRLRENKLILQGIGSSPMWTKLIEKRNVPIGFNLTLQTDPYLPTDVTAFYPKEVPVLSFFTGGHEDYNRPTDDIETLNYDGLARISQLAHGIVLDVISTPERPEYVQVERSQSEGGSRDTLRAYLGTIPDYTTEGTGVKLSGVRAGGPADKAGLKGGDVIVEFGGQKIANIYDYTYALDAVKIGVPVEVVVLRDGEQVKLTVTPEARN, encoded by the coding sequence TTCTACCAAATCTATCTTTTAGACTTACTAACAGGCGATACACACCGCGTCTCATCCGGTTTGGGGAAGACAACCTGTGCTTTCTTCCGTCCAGGGACCGATGAAGTGCTTTACGCTTCGACCCACCACGATGCTTTTGCGAAAGCGAAGCAGGAAGAGGAATTGAAATTCCGGGCATCTGGACAAGAAAGACGCTACAGTTGGGATTACGATGAAAAGATGGACATCTTCTCGGCAAACCGAGAGGGTAGTAACCTCAGGCAACTAACAAACACGCCCGGCTACGATGCTGAAGCCGCATATTCACCTGATGGCAAACGTATCGTTTTCTGTTCGCTACGGAACGCATATCCGAAAAGCCAACTCTCCGCAAAGGATCTGAAACAACTGGAAATCGATCCTGCCTATTTCGGCGAAATTTATATCATGAACGCCGACGGATCCGATCAAATCCAATTAACGGATTCTCCGGGCTACGATGGCGGTCCTTTCTTTACGCCCGATGGAGAGCACATTGTTTGGCGACACTTTACACCCGACGGCAGCGAAGCCGACATCTACACAATGCGGATAGATGGTTCTAATAGACGGCGACTCACCGACTTCGATAGCATGTCTTGGGCACCCTACTTCCACCCGAGTGGGGCATACGTTATCTTTGCTTCCAACAAACTTGGATTCTCTAATTTTGAACTATACCTCGTCGATGGGAGAGGTAGACATGAACCCGTTCGTGTTACCACAACTGATGGGTTTGACGGGCTACCCGTCTTTTCACCGGACGGCAGCCGTTTGTGCTGGACCTCGAATCGGAACAGTCAAGAAGTTTCGCAACTTTACCTTGCCGATTGGAACCATGAAGCTGCACTGAAAGCAGTTACATCCGCACCAAGAAGCCACAACTCACCCGGGTATCCCATCCAAACGGTTGCTGACTCTGAATCCATTAAAAAAACGAGTATCCGTCAACATATTGAATTGCTTGCCGACGATGCCCTTGAAGGTAGGATGACCGGTTCAGAAGGCGCGAAACGTGCAGCGGATCATATCGCCACCCATTTTGAAGAACTTGGTCTCAAGCCTATCGGTGATGAAGTGAGTTACTTACGAGGGTTTGGGCAAACCTTTGAATTCACTGCAGGCAGGCGGATTATATCGGAGGAAAACCGGTTCTACATCACACGTCACGCGCATGGAGCCGAACAGGAATTAGAATTCAGCGTGGAACAGGACTTTCAGCCGCTCTCTTTCTCGCGTAATGGTATCGTTGAAGGTGAAGTTGTCTTCGTTGGATACGGGTTAACCGTCCCCGGCGAGTTGGGTGAAGGATATGACGTTTATACCGGGTTAGACGTGAAGGACAAAATTGTCGTTGCCCTCCGCTATGTCCCTGAAGAGGTTGACCCGGAACGTCGCCAACAACTGAATCGGTATGCGGGTCTTCGATACAAGGCGATGCAGGCACGGGAGCACGGCGCGAAGGCATTTCTCGTCGTCGCTGGTCCGAACTCCCCCAACACGGGTAAATTGATTCCGCTTGATTTCGATAGTAGCCTTGCTGATTCTGGAATTGTCGCTGCATCCATAAGTGATACTGTGGCAAATGCCCTCTTTGCAACATCCGGCAAGGATTTGAAAGAGGTTCAATCAGAACTTGATATAGAGAATCCACACTTCGTTGGACAATTTCCGTTACCCGATGTCAAGATTAAGATTGTCGTTTCGGTTGAGAAAGTTAAGAAAACCGATCAGAATGTCATCGCGCTTCTCCCACCACAATTAACAGATGACACCGAGTACATCGTTGTCGGTGCGCACTATGACCATATCGGCTATGGTGAAATCGGTTCATTGGCTCGGAAAGATGAGGAGGGACAGATTCACAACGGCGCAGATGATAATGCCTCTGGCACCGCTGTCGTTTTAGAATTGGCGATGACACTCAGTGAAGCGTTCCAAGCACATCCCGAAAAATTTAACAGAGGCGTTATCTTCGCTCTCTGGTCGGGAGAGGAACTTGGTCTCATCGGGTCTACCCACTTTGTCAACCATCCAATCGTTCCCTTAGATAAGGTAGTGGCGTACGTCAATTTCGATATGGTGGGGCGACTCCGTGAAAACAAACTCATTTTACAAGGTATCGGTTCGTCACCTATGTGGACGAAACTCATTGAAAAGCGGAATGTTCCCATCGGCTTTAATTTAACATTACAAACCGATCCGTATCTGCCGACGGACGTGACCGCTTTCTACCCGAAAGAGGTACCGGTGCTTAGTTTTTTCACCGGTGGACACGAAGACTATAACCGTCCAACGGATGATATAGAAACGCTCAATTATGACGGACTTGCGCGGATCTCTCAATTAGCACATGGTATTGTTTTAGATGTGATCAGTACCCCTGAACGTCCGGAATATGTTCAGGTCGAACGGAGCCAGTCAGAAGGAGGAAGCCGCGATACGCTGCGTGCATATCTTGGCACGATTCCTGACTATACGACGGAAGGCACCGGCGTTAAACTCTCTGGGGTTCGCGCTGGCGGTCCCGCTGATAAAGCCGGTTTGAAGGGTGGCGATGTTATCGTGGAATTTGGAGGGCAGAAGATCGCTAACATCTACGACTATACCTATGCCCTTGATGCTGTGAAAATTGGAGTACCCGTTGAAGTTGTTGTTTTACGAGATGGAGAACAGGTAAAACTGACAGTTACTCCTGAGGCACGTAATTGA
- a CDS encoding sugar phosphate isomerase/epimerase, producing the protein MPKFGVNLLLWADKFDRETADLIPKVAEMRFDGVEIPIFDPDTVDIPYTQGLLKDTGLEPIGCNIMAGDRNPIDEDPAIRENGKTYLKRCCEIVAELGADTLVGPMYSAVGKLVGRGRNEQEWEWCVEGLQDVCEFAGKHGVTLASEPLNRFETYFINIAEDAVKLCEAVDSPYFKVHLDTFHMNIEEKNQSDAIIATGDYLHHVHCCENDRGTPGTGLVDWDGVFGALAEVNYDKWLVIESFTPAVKEIAAATCIWRDIAPSAESLATDGLAFLKEKAAQYL; encoded by the coding sequence ATGCCAAAGTTTGGTGTAAATTTATTACTCTGGGCGGATAAGTTTGATAGAGAAACCGCAGACCTGATTCCTAAAGTTGCCGAAATGAGGTTCGATGGTGTCGAAATCCCCATCTTTGATCCAGACACAGTGGATATCCCTTATACGCAAGGATTACTGAAGGATACTGGCTTAGAACCTATCGGATGTAATATCATGGCAGGGGACAGGAATCCAATTGACGAAGATCCTGCGATTCGCGAAAATGGGAAAACCTATCTCAAGCGTTGTTGTGAGATTGTTGCCGAATTGGGTGCCGATACACTGGTTGGACCGATGTATAGTGCTGTCGGTAAACTCGTTGGACGCGGTAGAAACGAACAGGAATGGGAATGGTGCGTTGAAGGTTTGCAAGATGTTTGCGAATTCGCTGGAAAACACGGCGTTACGCTCGCAAGTGAACCACTCAATCGGTTTGAAACCTATTTCATCAATATTGCCGAAGACGCTGTTAAACTTTGTGAAGCAGTAGATAGCCCCTACTTCAAAGTGCATCTGGACACATTCCACATGAACATTGAGGAAAAAAATCAGTCCGACGCGATTATTGCCACTGGGGATTACTTACATCACGTTCACTGCTGTGAAAACGATCGAGGAACTCCGGGCACGGGACTGGTAGACTGGGATGGTGTTTTCGGTGCGCTCGCTGAGGTGAACTACGACAAATGGCTGGTGATTGAATCGTTTACACCGGCAGTCAAGGAAATCGCTGCAGCGACCTGTATCTGGCGCGACATCGCACCGAGTGCTGAAAGTCTCGCGACAGATGGACTCGCGTTCCTCAAAGAGAAAGCAGCTCAATACCTATAG
- a CDS encoding MATE family efflux transporter, producing MHTPENVNKEIYRLALPNIISNFSIPLLGAVDTALMGRLESEHYLGAVGIGGVIFSFIYWGFGFLRMATTGLTAQAFGENDTPECGRLFLRATCIGLIGSLLLVIFQWQLADISFLLINTSPEVEHLARAYYHIRIYAAPATLCLHALHGVFLGLQNAHYPMLLTIVVNLVNIVLNLVFVRLLGMKVEGVALATVIAQYVGVLLAILLFFRRYRSILTGWNIREVLLLSKLKRFLRISGDIFIRTCCLVFSHAVFTAKSAALSDTYLAINTILLQYIYILSFAIDGLAFAAESLIGRYKGAHDLQSLKRTTRLIFLWSFLFAGVIMLIFVFFGEQLLYVFTNQRSLVERAEVYLIWVIVAPVINVAAYIWDGIFLGATASRALRNSVIVSTLLYLSAVYLLMPYGNHGLWCALTLLLVARGVSLTVLAPKYLFKSSQ from the coding sequence ATGCATACACCTGAAAACGTCAATAAAGAAATCTATCGACTCGCCCTTCCGAATATCATCAGCAATTTTTCCATCCCTCTTTTAGGAGCGGTGGATACTGCTTTAATGGGGCGGTTAGAATCCGAGCATTACCTCGGTGCGGTCGGCATCGGTGGTGTAATTTTCAGTTTTATCTATTGGGGATTTGGGTTTCTCCGAATGGCAACGACAGGATTGACGGCGCAAGCCTTTGGGGAAAACGACACACCAGAGTGTGGACGCTTATTTTTGAGAGCAACATGCATCGGTCTCATAGGAAGCCTGCTACTCGTTATCTTTCAGTGGCAACTTGCCGATATTAGTTTCCTACTCATCAATACCAGCCCTGAAGTAGAGCATCTCGCTCGTGCCTATTATCATATTCGCATCTATGCTGCCCCCGCGACATTGTGCTTACACGCCCTACACGGTGTCTTTTTAGGTTTACAGAACGCACATTACCCAATGCTATTGACGATTGTGGTGAACCTCGTCAATATCGTCTTAAATCTGGTATTTGTCCGGTTACTCGGTATGAAGGTAGAGGGTGTCGCTTTAGCAACTGTCATTGCCCAATATGTCGGAGTGCTATTGGCGATTCTGCTTTTTTTCAGACGCTATAGAAGTATCTTGACAGGCTGGAATATCAGGGAGGTACTGTTACTGTCCAAGTTAAAGCGGTTCCTACGTATCAGTGGCGACATTTTCATCAGGACCTGTTGTCTTGTGTTTAGTCATGCCGTTTTCACAGCGAAATCCGCGGCTTTGAGTGATACATACCTCGCGATTAACACGATCTTGCTTCAGTATATCTATATTCTGTCGTTTGCGATTGATGGTCTTGCGTTCGCCGCAGAAAGCTTGATCGGCAGGTACAAAGGCGCACATGACCTGCAAAGTCTGAAACGGACGACGCGTCTCATCTTTCTGTGGTCATTTCTGTTCGCAGGTGTGATTATGCTAATTTTTGTATTCTTTGGGGAGCAATTGCTATATGTTTTTACAAATCAGAGGTCGCTTGTCGAACGTGCAGAAGTGTATCTGATTTGGGTAATCGTCGCGCCTGTGATTAACGTCGCCGCCTACATTTGGGACGGCATTTTTCTCGGAGCGACTGCTTCAAGAGCCTTACGGAATTCTGTAATTGTGTCAACACTGCTCTACTTAAGCGCAGTCTATCTGTTGATGCCTTATGGGAATCATGGGTTATGGTGTGCGCTGACACTGCTTCTGGTTGCCCGCGGTGTATCGCTAACAGTGCTGGCACCCAAATATCTTTTTAAATCAAGTCAGTGA